The DNA region TTCTGATTCGAGTTCTCTTATTCCTGTCATTGGCCGAGACAACTCCATTAGCTGTCTCATTAATTGCTCCAGGTCTGATTATGGTGCTATTGCATCTTTAAATAGTACCTTTCGCTCATTAataagaagtggggagcttttcCGATTACGGCGGCAAAACGGTGTGGTCGAGCATTGGGTTTATTTTTCTTGCCAGCTAGTTGAATGGGAAGCTTTTGACCCCACTCGTTCCCGTTGGATGCATCTACCACCAATGAATTCTAATGAATGCTTTGTGTTATCGGATAAGGAGTCTTTGGCAGTTGGCACAGAGCTGCTCGTGTTTGGAAAAGAGATTTTGTCGCATGTCATTTATTGTTACAGTATACTGACAAACACTTGGTCATCTGGAATGCAAATGAATGCTCCAAGGTGTTTGTTTGGCTCTGCCAGCCTCGGGGAGATTGCCATTCTAGCTGGTGGCTGTGACTCACAGGTAGTGGCTGTTAGAATGGGCTAAAAGCGGTTCATAACTCAACCgcccaattcttactaagttttaatttctttatttgttcttttaaatttttagtacctaataaaactattttttctctatattatggctatatataacatatcaaataaaaatatgtctttttaaaaatattttgacaaaattTTACCACCTCTACTCACAGGGCAGAATCCTAAGCTCAGCGGAACTTTATAATTCAGAGACGGGAACGTGGAAGACTTTACCAAGCATGAACAAGCCGCGTAAGATGTGTTCTGCGGTATTCATGGACAGGAAGTTTTATGTAATTGGAGGAATTGGAGGAACTGACTCAATTTCACGGTTGACCTGTGGAGAGGAATATGATATGGAAACAGAAAAATGGACTGAAATCCCGAGCATGTCTCCTGTCCGAGCTGATGCAGATACGCCTGCTGCATCTGAAGCACCTCCTTTGGTGGCAGTTGTAAATAATGATTTGTATGCTGCCGATTATGCTGACATGGCGGTAAGGAAGTACGACAAGCAAAATAAAGCATGGGTTAGCATAGGAAGATTGCCTGAAAGAGCAGCTTCCATGAATGGTTGGGGTTTGGCTTTTAGAGCTTGTGGTGATAAGCTAATTGTAATCGGAGGGCCTAGAGCTATGGGCGAAGGCCATATCGAAGTGAATGCGTGGGCTCCAAGAGACGGACCGCCTCAGTGGAACTTGCTTGGACAAAAGCGATCTGGTAGCTTTGTGTATAATTGTGCTGTCATGGGTTGCTGAGTTTCCAACCCCATGTGTACTGTACCAGTGTATTTTGCTAGTAGATACAGAAATTGTTTTATCAGGCAACAAGATTCTTGCCGATTGGTAACGTTTTCTCTTTCAAACTCctcttttttttaatcttttcatAGTGGAGGATTACCAAACAATACCCAATATTCAACAGAATTATTTTCTTTAGAAGGTCTTGAGTACAATTGAATTATCTTCTCCCATTTtcaattgcataaaaatccaaaGGGGGCTATCAAAATCGCAGAGGTAAAATAATCACTTGAAGATGGGAGCAATACAGTGATAGATTTTGGTTTTCCTAAAGCTTCTCTGGAAAAATCTTAGAAGGTTGTCTTTTTTGGTTTTCCTGTGATCCTTATTTTTCTTGACATTGTTGAGGTAGAGAAATGAGGTCTCTAATGTACTAAATACATTTATTCTTGTTGACAGACTACAGATTGAGATTACTTTTGACATAATTGATATCTTTAGAAATTAGCACTTGTTTGTTTTCTTGTGTTAGTTTGAGCTTTCTTCAGTATGCGATGCTTACATGATAATTTACGTGTTTTGATATTTGAAAGAAGTAATTGGAGAAAAGATCTATACACCAATCACATAGTTTTTGACATTCATAAcgtctttctat from Lycium barbarum isolate Lr01 chromosome 10, ASM1917538v2, whole genome shotgun sequence includes:
- the LOC132616220 gene encoding F-box/kelch-repeat protein SKIP11-like — protein: MVENQSCLIPRDYPRESNWPACMNYSLDRIEVQHGKRPLENNQENEVVQRKLPKLSDSLNGEVALSSPDDQVGNKRHAADNSDSSSLIPVIGRDNSISCLINCSRSDYGAIASLNSTFRSLIRSGELFRLRRQNGVVEHWVYFSCQLVEWEAFDPTRSRWMHLPPMNSNECFVLSDKESLAVGTELLVFGKEILSHVIYCYSILTNTWSSGMQMNAPRCLFGSASLGEIAILAGGCDSQGRILSSAELYNSETGTWKTLPSMNKPRKMCSAVFMDRKFYVIGGIGGTDSISRLTCGEEYDMETEKWTEIPSMSPVRADADTPAASEAPPLVAVVNNDLYAADYADMAVRKYDKQNKAWVSIGRLPERAASMNGWGLAFRACGDKLIVIGGPRAMGEGHIEVNAWAPRDGPPQWNLLGQKRSGSFVYNCAVMGC